The DNA sequence CGTAGACAGTTTGGCTCTCTGATTGGCCCAGAGTCTACGTTGAACGTAGACTCTGGGCCAATGACGGGCCGTAACTGTCTACGTTCAACGTAGACTTTtgcaaatgtgggaatctcgactgcataatttctggtagtgggggactgcgttcgcgctctcccctgatAAATTGTTTAATGAAAGTGCCTAAAGGGATAATAACGGGGACACAAAACGGGACCTTTTCTGTAAGGAATGTCCTTTTGGTGTAATATCTTTTCAATGAAATGCGTCTTGGATGGAATATCATTGTTAATTGGTGATAAGAAGATGTGTTGGTGACAGGATATTGACAATATTGACATAATGTCATTGTATGTTACGTAGGTTATActtattctgtattttctggtcGACCAATTCATCTTAAAGTAAAATGTAGGTCATAACACTAACATAAATGTAATTCCAAagacattatttttacattttatttttattaagtgtTTATTAAATGATTTAGAATGCACTGAATATAAAGATTAGTATTACTcaattatatatcatatatataaaaagggtAAGTtaaagacatttgtttttagttCTGAAAAATTCAACAGACTCTGCGTCGTGCCTCTAATATCTTTGGATAGCCTGTTCCACAGTTTGGGAACATTATATATGAGATATTGTGAGATCTTTCTGCGTTTCAAACGACGCACGTGCGTCAGTAAATGTCATGGAAACAGAATGATTGTTACGTCATGTAGGCCTATATAAAGGCCAACAGACCTGTCGTTTCTCATTTTGCACCTGGACGAAGAAATGACCTTTTGCACCTTGACCAAACTGAGGAAAGCAAACTTTTGCAAACTTCTAAAAAACGgatcttgtttaaaaaaaaaaatatactgctTCATGCAACTTTTGTGTAAAACCCGAAGAGTCTGAATAGTCTTCAGTGGACTACCGGTCTACGTTGGCCGGCTGAACGTAGACAGTTTGGCTCTCTGATTGGACCAGAGTCTACGTTCAACGTAGACTCTGGTCCAATGACGGGCCGTAACTGTCTACGTTCAACGTAGACTTTTGCACTGATTGGTAGTGATTGGTACTGATTGGTAGTCTACGTTGGCCGGCTGAACGTAGACAGTTTGGCTCTCTGATTGGCCCAGAGTCTACGTTCAACGTAGACTCTGGGCCAATGACGGGCCGTAACTGTCTACGTTCAACGTAGACTTTtgcaaatgtgggaatctcgactgcataatttctggtagtgggggactgcgttcgcgctctcccctgatAAATTGTTTAATGAAAGTGCCTAAAGGGATAATAACGGGGACACAAAACGGGACCTTTTCTGAAAGGAATGTCCTTTTGGTGTAATATCTTTTCAATGAAATGCGTCTTGGATGGAATATCATTGTTAATTGGTGATAAGAAGATGTGTTGGTGACAGGATATTTCATTGTGAGATTTATGCATGTCTAACTATTTTGacctattactattttttcacccagggcgaggcttAACCATTGCACTCCGGTTCTTTAAGATCAAAATTGATCTGTTTGAACTGAAATTGAATTGTGTACCTTTTTAATAAAGTTTGcttaaaaatgttacttttgtGAATCATTAAATGTCATTGTATGTTACGTAGGTTATActtattctgtattttctggtcGACCAATTCATCTTAAAGTAAAATGTAGGTCATAACACTAACATAAATGTAATTccaaagaaattatttttacattttatttttattaagtgtTTATTAAATGATTTAGAATGCACTGAATATAAAGATTAGTATTACTCAattatatatcgtatatataaAAAGGGTAAGTTAAAGACATGTGTTTTTAGTTCTGAAAAATTCAACAGACTCTGCGTCGTGCCTCTAATATCTTTGGATAGCCTGTTCCACAGTTTGGGAACGTTATATATGAGATATTGTGAGATCTTTCTGCGTTTCAAACGACGCACGTGCGTCAGTAAATGTCATGGAAACAGAATGATCGTTACGTCATGTAGGCCTATATAAAGGCCAACAGACCTGTCGCTTCTCATTTTGCACCTGGACGAAGAAATGACCTTTTGCACCTTGACCAAACTGAGGAAAGCAAACTTTTGCAAACTTCTAAAAAACGgatcttgtttaaaaaaaaaaatactgcttcATGCAACTTTTGTGTAAAACCCGAAGAGTCTGAATAGTCTTCAGTGGACTACCGGTCGCTGAGGACCACCTGCTGGTAGGACCTGCAACCCAGGTGGACGCTAACCCTGCAGGTAAGacaatttttaatataaaaaattaattcagtttcgttttaaattttttccattgttttagTTACGATAAAATTAGCGATTACTTTAACTTCAAAGCcctttaatctaaaaaaaaaaataaaaataaataaaaagtaaaagtgtaaatTTGTGAAATTAAAGCTATCGAGGTCATTTACCCTGTTGGAAAAGCACAAATGTGGGGTAAAACTTTCACTCGACGATTTCTCCgtataaaatgattatttcttgGGGAGGGGGATTATTAATTTCCCGGGCGGGTGTGGAATGTGTGAATAAGTAGTGTATTGGTTTGAAAACATTGTTATTTTGGCTTGGGGGCATCAAAACCTCCAAATTTGATGTTGAAATTACTCAAACAAAATGGCGACcggtcaattttttaaataataacagaaatatgCATTTGTTGGGCACCATGGAGATAATGGAACTATTGAAGACGCACGTCAGGATGTCATCACGTACCGGTGGAACTAACCCGACACTGAACTGTACTTAGTGTTGCATCTGGAGCTGATGAAGAAACATCTCTTCCTTTTTGTTGCAAATGAATCAGATTAATAAGATTTGGGTTGATTTGCAGATATTTGTTCTGATGAAATATTCTATCTTTTAAAAATCCccggtaaaaaaaataaatatatacactgctcaaaaaaaaataaagggaaaaatAACACATCCTAGATctgaatgaattaaatattcatattgaaTACTTTGTTCTTTACATAGTTGAATGTgctgacaacaaaatcacacaaaataatcaatggaaatcaaatttAATAACCCATGGAGGTCTGGATTTGCAGTCACACTCAAAATTACTCCAGACTCTGTCATGTCTGTCACATGTGCTCAACGGAACTTGCTTTCATCTGTGAAGAGCACAGGGCACCAGTGGCGAATTTGCCAATCTTGGTGTTTTCTGGCAAAATCCAAACGTCCTGCACGGTGTTGGGCTGTAAGCACAACCCCCACCTGTGGATGTCGGGCCCTCATACCACCCTCATGGAGTCTGTTTCTGAATTTGAGCAGACAAATGCACATTTGTGGCCTGCTGGAGGTCATTTTGCTGGGCACTGGTAGtgctcctcctgttcctccttgCACAAAGGCGGAGGTAGCGGTCCTGCTGCTGGGTTGTTGCCCTCCTAcggcctcctccacctctcctgaTGTACTGGCCTGTCTCCTGGTAGCGCCTCCATACTCTGGACACTACACTGACAGACACAGCAAaccttcttgccacagcttgCATTGATGTGCCATCCTGGATGAGCTGCACCACCTGAgccactttttacatttttacattacattacatgtcatttggcagacgcttttgtccaaagcgacttacaataagtgcattcaacctgatggtactagacatagaccataggaatcaagtaagtggGTTGTAGACTCCGTCTCATGCTACCACTAGAGTGAAAGCACCGCCAGCAttcaaaagtgaccaaaacatcaGCCAGAAAGCTCTCATAGGAACTGAGAAGTGGTCTGTGGTCACCACCTGCAGAACCACTCCTTTATTGGGGGTGTCTTGCTAATTGTCAATCAGTGTTGCTTCTTAAGTGGACAGTTTGATTGCACAGAGGTGTGATTGACTTGGAGTgacattgtgttgtttaagtggtccctttatttttttgagcagtgtatatAGTGAAATTATATTAGGAGACTCCATACTGGCTCAAATTTTCAGTAGAAAGTTGAAACCTGCAGTAAGCTTTGCTCTCCACTAGAGACCACCAGAGCTTTTTTTAGTaggtttgtatgtttttttatgctgcATGATCGTGTGTAACTGCAAATTATTTCTAATAATTTATATTGTCACTGGATCAGAACGAACAACTCACGCGTGATAAATTATGAATCCCTCGTTTCTTAAAACGTGGTTCATACCATGTCTTGAATGTTTAGGAATTGTTTAACAGTTATTCAAGATAATGattatgcttgaatttgaatatactccttgaaaaaatgactttgaaCATAATCTGTGTTTCATCCGCACAATCACTCACATGAATTAGGGATGCGCGATATTGAATTTGTTTTTGCGGATATCCAATATGCCCAATATTAGCTGGACCACCGACATGTTAAGGTTAACAAATGTCTTTGTTCTGCTTATATCCGTCAGTCTTTTTCTCAAACATGAGAATGACAGTTCCTATGGTAAAACAAGCATTTAGTGATGTTTTGGGATTACAtactaaacaaaatgaccttttaaatgcaaaaaggtCCCTAAAAGTGCCACATATACTAAAAGATAACCGCAGTCCTATGCATGTTTGTGTCAATATAGCATTTTATTTTGGTCCACTGATTTAATCAAcctcttattttaaaaaactaaactaaacaactGAGGCAGATGTAAAAATACCAAATCAAAAAAATTGACTTTAAACAAAGTTCTGCAAACGTATTCATCTAATTTCATAGTGGACATAATAAGACAGCACAAATTAAGCaaacaaagtaaaagcacttttTACTTATATATTCCCACATTGTAACAAAAAATGAGCAATTACTCCTTTTTAGTCAGCAGCTAAAACAGTGCACACCATGATCCTTAAAGTCCAAGAGGCAAAACTTCTTCGAGAAAGTTGAGTGTTATTTCTGTGTGACGGGGAATGAATTCTGGTCCATTAACTCGCCAACCCTCTCCTGGAGGGTCTGAACCACCTCTGCCAGTATGAAGAGGTGTGTGTCGTCAAGGTCCTTGAGGATGAACTTCTTTCCCAGGGCCATTTTTTCATCCAGGTAGAGGAGGAACTGCTTCATGGCAGGGTCGCTGGACCAGCGAGCAGAGGGTGGCATGTGGGGAAATAACGTGCACAAGTGTGAAGAAAAACGTCCTTAGGTagtacatttgtgtgtgtgtgtgtgttcttgtacttcctacatagtgagaaGCGGgccacgtttttaaccaacggagtgaggacattttagtgaagtgaggacatttcgacTGGTCcttacttctttaaaggctttattgggatttcagactttgttttacgGTTCAGGTTACAATCGGGTTTATGTTAGGGTAACCATGGTTACCTTAGAGTAAGGGGctcgggaacaaggttattatagttaacgaaaactaacgaaataacggaaactagaattgaaaaaacattttccttatctgaaataaaaataaaaacgagttttttttaaaaaaacgatattttgtggttacaaaactaactaaaatgttagtgaaaatgtccattttcgtctttgtcaacttttttcatacataatgaagatggataaaaaaaggaaacaaaggcaaAATTATTATGACCTCTTGTAATCTAACACCCAACAAAtgccccattaaaaaaaaaaaaattaaactaaaactaagcataacaaaaaacctaaactaaaactagcaa is a window from the Centropristis striata isolate RG_2023a ecotype Rhode Island chromosome 18, C.striata_1.0, whole genome shotgun sequence genome containing:
- the gtf2h5 gene encoding general transcription factor IIH subunit 5; translation: MVNVHKGVLVECDPAMKQFLLYLDEKMALGKKFILKDLDDTHLFILAEVVQTLQERVGELMDQNSFPVTQK